In Parcubacteria group bacterium, a genomic segment contains:
- a CDS encoding HU family DNA-binding protein has product MANPNKINKDQLLEKIASRANVSRKEAEDVMDAFVHVVIDAMRAGKEAVLTGFGSFISRTRGSRMGVNPQKPSERIKIPTVIVPKFKAGKTLKDALKGAPRASSPLVAAPSSQPQNPPAAQ; this is encoded by the coding sequence ATGGCTAACCCAAACAAAATCAACAAAGATCAGCTGCTGGAGAAAATCGCGTCCCGCGCCAATGTTTCGCGGAAAGAGGCCGAAGACGTGATGGATGCTTTTGTGCATGTGGTCATAGACGCCATGCGCGCGGGCAAGGAAGCCGTGCTTACGGGCTTTGGTTCGTTTATTTCGCGCACGCGCGGGAGCCGCATGGGCGTGAACCCGCAGAAGCCGAGCGAGCGCATTAAAATTCCTACGGTCATTGTCCCTAAGTTCAAGGCAGGCAAGACGCTGAAAGACGCGCTCAAAGGGGCGCCCCGCGCGAGCTCGCCGCTTGTTGCTGCGCCATCCTCACAGCCGCAGAACCCGCCCGCGGCCCAATAA
- a CDS encoding YmdB family metallophosphoesterase, translating into MKILFLGDIDGKPGRRAVARVLPAWKVAHDFDLVIANGENMAHGKGFSMSGFEEMQKAGVDFFTSGNHWPDQDDGMILFSGKTHPVIRPANWLGRTPGQGWRTIEVGTTKVAIINLIGQVFVRTQSNSPFEALDRILGEIGSKVKVVVVDFHAEATSEKQAFGWHADGRVSAVIGTHSHVPTADARLLLQGTAYVTDAGMCGMRDSVIGDSRESRVRQFLDQMPAKHEIDEHGVGQVNAVVLEVDAKTGTASSIVRLDAEVEV; encoded by the coding sequence ATGAAAATACTGTTTTTAGGCGACATAGACGGCAAGCCCGGCCGCAGGGCCGTGGCCCGAGTATTGCCCGCGTGGAAAGTAGCGCATGATTTTGATTTGGTGATAGCAAACGGCGAGAACATGGCGCACGGCAAAGGCTTTAGCATGTCCGGATTTGAGGAGATGCAAAAGGCCGGGGTTGATTTTTTTACGAGCGGCAACCACTGGCCCGACCAAGACGATGGAATGATTCTGTTCTCCGGCAAAACACACCCCGTCATCCGTCCCGCCAATTGGCTCGGCCGCACCCCGGGCCAGGGGTGGCGCACCATTGAGGTTGGAACCACCAAAGTCGCAATCATAAACCTCATCGGGCAGGTGTTCGTGCGCACGCAGAGCAATTCTCCGTTTGAGGCGCTGGACAGGATTCTTGGCGAGATCGGATCCAAGGTAAAGGTCGTGGTCGTTGACTTTCACGCCGAGGCAACGAGCGAAAAGCAGGCATTCGGCTGGCACGCGGATGGCAGGGTCTCCGCGGTCATTGGCACGCACTCGCACGTGCCGACCGCAGACGCGCGGCTCCTTTTGCAGGGCACTGCATACGTCACGGACGCAGGCATGTGCGGCATGCGGGATTCGGTAATCGGCGATTCTCGGGAGAGCCGCGTGCGGCAGTTTCTGGACCAGATGCCCGCCAAGCACGAGATAGACGAGCACGGCGTTGGGCAAGTGAATGCCGTGGTGCTTGAGGTGGACGCAAAGACCGGCACAGCCTCCTCCATCGTCCGTTTGGACGCGGAGGTTGAGGTCTAG
- a CDS encoding DUF2723 domain-containing protein encodes MLDSPYETRARARTRRIPAGALEDSGEFVAASHTLSIPHPSGYPTYLLTAKLASLVPFLPTVVERVNFVSAIWTIAAAVLLYYALAGLFASRLIASSLALLFATSPMVWQQATYAEVYSLNTFFFVLLLWSGLCYVKRKTNKRLCLFFFVYGLSLTNHFLPLVLSPLIIIWLLKERPLTKSIVLYLKAFSAWLLGLVPYLYIPIRNQMDPAFSWFGGNAEKILTYNIAYGWRLNEHTLSYLADVAHQMNISFGMLGIAAFVAGIGVMVRYRHPARFWLLAVLALLSIGLVIVLTNGRPYAEFESQFYQTLYVPFLLMSLLPIGWLLQQLAQSTYRLIIFYTTLLAIMAWPAIDLGNRFLKNDRSDYVLMENYTRGLLESLPADGTLYSHHDHILNDTLVFGLAYQQYVAGVRDDVAIYSLTPVFPPPDDFPLGENRKQNYEPILKQYLDERYAPEDVSATFPQPRDGIPATAPENYAADNLYLPSVNDSLYHRSLVAKYYYDLAAYTYSRNNLPSGQRFLVQAIEYDPDQFSDYYYQTLAMRSYYFDN; translated from the coding sequence ATGCTAGACTCACCCTATGAAACACGCGCCCGCGCTCGCACTCGCCGCATTCCTGCTGGCGCTCTAGAGGACAGCGGAGAGTTTGTGGCGGCGAGCCACACGCTCTCCATCCCGCACCCGTCCGGGTATCCGACCTATCTTCTGACCGCAAAACTCGCCTCACTGGTTCCGTTTTTGCCTACGGTTGTTGAACGCGTCAATTTCGTGTCCGCCATCTGGACCATCGCGGCCGCGGTGCTCTTGTACTATGCCCTGGCAGGGCTGTTTGCGAGCCGCCTCATCGCCTCTTCGCTTGCGCTCCTCTTCGCCACAAGCCCAATGGTCTGGCAACAGGCAACCTATGCGGAAGTGTATTCATTGAACACGTTTTTTTTCGTCTTGTTGCTCTGGTCAGGGCTCTGCTACGTTAAACGTAAGACCAACAAACGGCTGTGCCTGTTTTTCTTTGTGTACGGATTAAGCCTCACCAACCACTTTTTGCCGCTTGTTCTCTCGCCGCTCATTATCATCTGGCTCCTCAAGGAGCGTCCTTTGACCAAAAGCATAGTACTCTACCTCAAAGCATTCAGCGCATGGCTTCTCGGGCTTGTCCCTTATCTCTACATTCCCATCCGGAACCAGATGGACCCCGCATTCTCCTGGTTCGGCGGCAACGCGGAAAAAATCCTCACTTACAATATCGCCTACGGCTGGCGCCTGAACGAACACACGCTCTCGTACCTCGCTGACGTTGCGCACCAGATGAACATAAGTTTCGGGATGCTCGGCATTGCCGCATTTGTTGCCGGGATCGGAGTGATGGTGCGCTACCGGCATCCGGCGCGCTTCTGGCTCCTCGCGGTACTCGCCCTGCTCTCCATTGGATTGGTGATTGTTTTGACAAACGGCAGGCCCTACGCCGAGTTTGAGAGCCAGTTCTACCAGACGCTCTATGTCCCCTTTCTCCTTATGTCGCTCCTGCCTATTGGATGGCTCCTGCAACAATTAGCACAGAGCACGTATAGGCTCATCATCTTCTACACTACTCTGCTTGCGATTATGGCGTGGCCCGCAATTGACCTCGGCAATCGGTTCCTAAAAAATGACCGTTCGGACTACGTGCTCATGGAAAATTACACGCGGGGACTGCTTGAATCACTCCCCGCAGACGGGACGCTGTACAGCCACCATGACCACATTCTAAATGACACGCTGGTGTTTGGCCTGGCGTACCAGCAGTATGTGGCCGGAGTGCGGGATGATGTTGCCATTTATTCTCTGACGCCGGTATTCCCTCCGCCGGACGATTTTCCGCTTGGTGAAAATCGGAAACAAAACTATGAGCCAATACTCAAGCAGTACCTTGATGAGCGCTACGCCCCAGAAGACGTCAGCGCCACGTTTCCGCAACCACGGGACGGCATCCCTGCCACGGCCCCGGAAAACTATGCCGCAGACAACTTGTACTTGCCGAGCGTGAATGACAGCCTCTACCACCGCTCCCTTGTGGCCAAGTACTACTATGACCTCGCCGCGTATACGTACTCCCGAAACAACCTCCCGAGCGGCCAGCGCTTCTTGGTGCAGGCCATTGAATATGATCCGGACCAGTTCAGCGATTACTACTACCAAACCTTAGCCATGCGCAGCTACTATTTTGACAATTGA
- a CDS encoding type II toxin-antitoxin system mRNA interferase toxin, RelE/StbE family, giving the protein MMHKEVSRIKYSPQFLRSAKKLPRHIQTKLEARELIFKNNAFDTRLETHKLHGKNREAWAYSIDHSYRVKFLFNDNGSVLYIKAGTHDEVY; this is encoded by the coding sequence ATGATGCACAAGGAGGTATCAAGGATTAAATACAGTCCGCAATTTTTACGATCAGCCAAAAAACTCCCCCGCCATATTCAGACAAAGCTGGAGGCGCGGGAGTTGATTTTTAAGAATAACGCTTTTGACACCCGTCTTGAAACGCATAAATTGCACGGCAAAAACCGCGAGGCCTGGGCATACTCCATAGATCATAGTTATCGGGTTAAATTTTTATTCAACGACAACGGAAGTGTGTTGTACATCAAGGCCGGCACGCACGATGAGGTGTATTAA
- a CDS encoding ZIP family metal transporter — translation MLAYAIIATLAVSLISLTGILLLAKEAHAKTWIKRLIGLAIGTLLGAVFFDLLPEAMESFDEPHTASLIILAAIVGFFAIEKAIHYHHCMCDDEEKGHRKTHLIINNLIGDGLHNFVDGTIIASAFLVDVRLGISATIAVALHEIPQEVADFSILVYAGMSRLKAVLYNLLFGLTSVLGAILVFVFSDSVESLVPILLAVATGNFLYLAMADLVPELHHEQNPRKVWMQLVWVGLGILILYAIGQVAGNE, via the coding sequence ATGCTCGCCTACGCAATCATCGCAACACTCGCCGTAAGCCTCATCTCGCTCACCGGCATCCTGCTCCTCGCAAAGGAGGCGCACGCAAAAACATGGATCAAGAGGCTCATCGGGCTTGCCATCGGAACCCTGCTCGGAGCCGTGTTTTTTGACCTCCTGCCCGAAGCCATGGAATCGTTTGATGAGCCGCACACCGCATCTCTGATTATTCTTGCGGCAATCGTGGGGTTCTTTGCCATAGAAAAAGCAATCCACTACCACCACTGCATGTGCGATGACGAGGAAAAAGGGCACCGCAAGACCCACCTCATCATAAACAACCTCATCGGCGACGGACTGCACAATTTTGTTGACGGCACTATTATCGCGAGCGCGTTCCTGGTGGATGTACGGCTCGGCATCAGCGCCACGATCGCGGTTGCCTTGCATGAAATTCCGCAGGAAGTTGCCGACTTCTCCATTCTGGTGTATGCCGGAATGTCGCGGCTCAAAGCAGTGCTCTACAATCTGCTCTTCGGCCTGACGAGCGTGCTCGGCGCAATCCTGGTGTTCGTCTTTTCCGACTCCGTTGAGAGCCTGGTGCCCATACTCCTTGCGGTTGCAACCGGAAACTTCCTGTACCTTGCCATGGCAGATCTGGTTCCTGAACTGCACCACGAGCAGAACCCCCGTAAAGTCTGGATGCAGCTGGTGTGGGTTGGTTTGGGAATTCTGATCTTGTATGCCATCGGCCAAGTGGCGGGGAACGAGTAA
- a CDS encoding YibE/F family protein, whose protein sequence is MRKNIALLTLSILAAATLAADAAAAQETVPGYEDKIFKARVIEILDEQTITDEYTGTNAMQQNLRVRGLEGEWKDAEYETEGISDVIISESKTHDVGETVYVNQSIRPNQEDRFFVMDHVRTKSLWWMAALFAGAVLVVARWKGLRALVVLAATFAIIIKLIIPQIIAGQSPLAVSIFGSISILFLAIFVTEGISKKSWVAFGAILIALLAVIGLSEWFTALAKLSGVATEEAMYLMSVGEYAFNLRGLLLAGMVIGALGVLDDTVVSQVSLVKELVKAKPDMRRAAVFKTAMRVGTDHINAIINTLFLAYAGVSLPLLVLFVIYDQCARSPAQSRSCSPCPLPQYSRLPRSAAAEHLKSSVERTHEHAIHRNQVLPAQGDQPPHPAHHCVGHFDRWRHGHARPDFRALH, encoded by the coding sequence ATGCGCAAAAATATAGCACTGCTCACCTTGTCCATACTCGCGGCAGCCACGCTCGCGGCTGATGCTGCGGCCGCGCAGGAAACCGTACCCGGATACGAAGACAAAATCTTCAAAGCCCGGGTGATTGAAATTCTTGACGAACAGACAATCACCGATGAGTACACGGGCACGAACGCAATGCAGCAGAACCTCCGCGTGAGAGGCCTTGAGGGCGAGTGGAAAGATGCGGAGTACGAGACTGAAGGCATCTCGGACGTGATTATCTCCGAGAGCAAGACGCACGACGTTGGAGAAACCGTGTACGTCAACCAGAGCATACGGCCGAACCAGGAAGATCGGTTCTTTGTGATGGACCACGTGCGCACCAAGTCCTTGTGGTGGATGGCCGCGCTCTTTGCGGGAGCAGTGCTGGTTGTCGCGCGATGGAAGGGCCTGCGCGCGCTCGTGGTGCTCGCAGCCACGTTCGCCATTATCATCAAACTTATTATTCCCCAGATTATTGCGGGCCAAAGCCCGCTTGCGGTAAGCATCTTCGGATCAATCAGCATCCTCTTTCTCGCCATCTTCGTCACCGAGGGCATCAGCAAAAAAAGCTGGGTCGCGTTCGGAGCTATTTTGATCGCGCTGCTCGCGGTCATCGGCCTCTCGGAGTGGTTTACCGCTCTTGCCAAACTCTCCGGCGTTGCGACCGAAGAGGCAATGTACCTCATGAGCGTCGGGGAGTACGCGTTCAACCTGCGCGGGCTTTTGCTTGCGGGCATGGTCATTGGAGCCCTGGGTGTTCTGGATGACACGGTGGTGAGCCAGGTCTCGCTCGTCAAGGAACTCGTCAAAGCAAAGCCGGACATGCGGCGCGCGGCTGTGTTTAAGACAGCCATGCGGGTGGGCACGGACCATATCAACGCCATCATCAATACCCTGTTCCTCGCGTACGCGGGCGTCTCGCTCCCGCTCCTGGTGCTCTTCGTGATTTACGACCAATGCGCACGCTCGCCGGCTCAATCGCGCTCGTGCTCTCCGTGCCCATTGCCACAGTACTCGCGGTTGCCGCGTTCTGCCGCGGCCGAGCATCTTAAAAGTAGTGTAGAGCGAACCCATGAACACGCGATCCATCGGAATCAAGTACTACCTGCTCAAGGAGATCAACCCCCTCATCCGGCTCATCATTGTGTCGGACATTTTGATCGTTGGCGGCACGGCCATGCTCGCCCCGATTTTCGCGCTCTTCATTGA
- a CDS encoding flippase: MLTEQRIAKNTLYLATGKVLSTGLGVLTVALLLRYLSVDDYGRYTTVLAFILLFGTFVDFGLNLTTTQDISLPGTDVERTISAIFTLRLLVNIVLALLLPVILLAFPYEQTVKNAILISSVLFFTSSLFQVLASYFQKELQAGKVAFAELVGRVALLMTTMTAIYFGFSFIEIMLTIVASSLTQFWVLVRFTARAIKLELVVDRAIWARIISKTWPIALSVIFTTIYFKGDAIILSLTRPYQDVGIYGAAYKILEVLITVPILFMGLVLPLLSRQFSQNDTKGFNSTIQKAWDALVLVTVPLVVGTLILAEPIMTLIAGSGYEPSAGVLRILIVAAGFIFLGSLFAHAVVAIGKQKQMIKYYALAAALAVILYIIYIPAYTYYAAAGVTVLSEFLIALAAGIMVWRASWFKLSLRGLLASLGASTVMGAVLYALAGQNVLAALLAGTAVYGLGVWVMRSQFSFVGYEHADHR; encoded by the coding sequence ATGCTGACTGAACAGCGCATCGCAAAAAACACCCTGTACCTGGCCACAGGAAAGGTGCTCTCAACCGGCCTCGGCGTATTGACCGTGGCATTGCTCTTGCGGTATCTGTCGGTTGATGACTACGGCAGGTACACCACAGTGCTTGCATTTATCCTGCTCTTCGGCACGTTTGTTGATTTTGGGCTGAACCTTACCACCACCCAGGACATCTCACTGCCCGGCACTGATGTTGAGAGGACCATTTCCGCGATATTCACCTTGCGCCTCTTGGTGAACATTGTTTTGGCGCTCTTGCTGCCGGTTATTCTGCTTGCGTTCCCGTATGAACAAACCGTCAAGAACGCGATTTTGATTTCATCGGTGCTGTTTTTTACGTCTTCCTTGTTCCAGGTGCTTGCGAGTTATTTCCAGAAAGAACTGCAGGCAGGTAAAGTCGCGTTCGCGGAACTTGTGGGGCGGGTTGCGCTGCTTATGACAACTATGACAGCGATTTACTTTGGGTTCTCATTTATTGAAATCATGCTCACCATTGTTGCCAGCTCTTTAACCCAATTCTGGGTGTTGGTGCGGTTTACGGCCCGCGCCATCAAACTGGAACTGGTTGTTGACCGAGCTATCTGGGCGCGCATCATATCAAAAACCTGGCCAATCGCTTTGTCTGTGATTTTCACGACCATTTACTTTAAGGGTGATGCTATCATCCTCTCGTTGACCAGGCCGTACCAGGATGTGGGCATCTACGGGGCAGCGTACAAAATCCTGGAAGTGCTGATAACCGTTCCCATCCTGTTCATGGGCTTGGTATTACCCCTGCTCTCGCGGCAGTTCAGCCAGAATGATACAAAAGGATTCAACAGCACCATCCAAAAGGCATGGGACGCGCTGGTGTTAGTGACCGTCCCCCTGGTGGTGGGAACCCTTATCCTTGCTGAACCCATAATGACACTCATCGCGGGCAGCGGATACGAGCCTTCAGCCGGCGTTCTTCGCATCCTTATTGTGGCTGCGGGGTTCATCTTTTTGGGCAGCCTGTTTGCTCACGCCGTGGTTGCCATTGGAAAACAGAAGCAGATGATTAAGTACTACGCGCTCGCGGCCGCTCTGGCTGTGATCTTGTACATCATCTACATTCCGGCCTACACCTACTATGCCGCGGCAGGCGTAACCGTGCTCTCGGAGTTTTTGATTGCCCTGGCAGCAGGAATCATGGTGTGGCGCGCATCCTGGTTCAAGCTTTCTCTAAGAGGATTGTTAGCATCACTCGGTGCGAGTACTGTGATGGGAGCAGTCCTGTACGCGCTCGCGGGCCAGAATGTGCTGGCGGCACTGCTCGCGGGTACTGCCGTGTACGGCCTTGGGGTGTGGGTAATGCGGTCGCAATTCTCATTTGTCGGGTATGAGCATGCGGACCATCGGTAA
- a CDS encoding glycosyltransferase, whose amino-acid sequence MRITSHAAHAILAPNQAIEAQYLKAGISDKKLSLIYPPCETETLDAHKDGNAFTIVCDGETGIEYGLGMIMRAVRDAQDILGNIRLVIGGTITDRGRIEWLAKELGLSDSLKLVPARGYDWIAQGDVFLFMRNGSGQIPLSLAHALAYGKPIITNDALNHREFVVHRKNGILLKDANSDMLSQALINFGRKPEWLAELGRESAQFAAERFSPDAVRKKIEALIP is encoded by the coding sequence ATGCGCATTACAAGCCACGCAGCGCATGCAATCCTCGCCCCGAACCAGGCAATTGAAGCCCAGTATCTGAAAGCCGGGATTTCTGACAAAAAACTCTCACTCATCTATCCCCCGTGCGAAACTGAAACGCTTGATGCGCACAAGGACGGTAACGCATTTACCATTGTTTGCGACGGCGAAACCGGCATAGAGTATGGTTTGGGCATGATTATGCGCGCTGTCCGGGACGCCCAAGACATCCTCGGAAATATACGGCTCGTCATCGGCGGCACCATCACTGACCGCGGCCGCATTGAGTGGCTTGCCAAGGAACTTGGGCTCTCGGACTCGCTCAAGCTCGTGCCCGCGCGGGGGTATGATTGGATTGCGCAGGGTGACGTATTTTTGTTCATGCGGAATGGCAGTGGCCAGATTCCGCTTTCCTTGGCGCACGCCCTGGCATATGGCAAGCCCATCATCACTAATGACGCGCTCAATCACCGCGAATTTGTGGTTCACCGCAAAAACGGCATCCTGCTTAAGGATGCTAATAGCGATATGCTCTCCCAGGCCCTCATCAACTTTGGCCGCAAGCCGGAATGGTTGGCTGAATTGGGGCGCGAATCCGCGCAATTCGCTGCGGAGCGGTTTAGTCCGGATGCCGTGCGGAAAAAAATTGAGGCGCTGATCCCGTAG